A region of the Pempheris klunzingeri isolate RE-2024b chromosome 21, fPemKlu1.hap1, whole genome shotgun sequence genome:
gacctttttttttttccccctatgTAAAGAATTGGCAGTAATATGGTGAATGCCTGTTCGTTTCAGCTATTGTGGCCCGTGTGAAAGAGGTGGCTCAGCCAGATTGGAAGCCCCCTCCTGAGGCAACGCTGGTGCTAACCAAGGACAACTTCGATGACACCGTTAACAACGCAGACATCATCCTGGTGGAGTTCTACGCCCCATGGTCAGtcaatcacaaaaacacagatggtGAAATTGCCACAGTGTGCGTCAGTTTTGTGGGCTTAAAAGTGACACATTGGCGTGAGTGAGCTTTTTTAATAGCAGCTGTTGAGACTAAATGTTCCTCAAGTGCTGTAACTGTCCCTCAGGTGTGGACACTGTAAGCGTTTGGCTCCAGAGTACGAGAAGGCAGCCAAGGAGCTGAGCCAGCGCTCTCCTCCCATTCTCCTTGCCAAGGTGGATGCCACTGTGGAGAGCGAGGTTGCCTCACGTTTTGGAGTTACAGGCTATCCCACCCTGAAGATCTTCAGGAAGGGCAAGGTGTTCGACTACAATGGACCCAGAGAGCAGCATGGTAGGTACACCTATTGTGTAATATCATTTGCACTAACTTGCTTGCTGTCTTCATCCGTCACAGTTAGTTGATCcacctccttcccctctccctctaGGCATTGTTGACTACATGGGTGAGCAGGCAGGGCCTCCCTCCAAGCAGGTCCAGGCAGCAAAACAGGTGCAGGAGCTCATCAAGGATGGTGACGACGCCGTCATAGTCGGTGTGTTCCCCAGCGAACAGGACGCAGCCTATGAGATCTACATTGAGGCCTGTGAGTATCATGTTGCTCCATCAGTGTCTGAGCTGTACTATCTGTGCGTAGTGAGAGCACAgactgtctctttcttttctgtcttcaaATTGGCATGTAGATGTTATTCTCATTGCTGTCTGTCAGGTAATTCACTGAGGGAGGACTTCACCTTCCGTCACTCCTTCAGCTCTGAAGTGTTCAAACTGCTGAAAGCTTCACCTGGTCAGATTGTCATCGCTCAGCCTGAAAAGTTCCGCTCAAAGCACGAGCCAGCGTCCCACACTCTCACAGTGACGGTACTGTCTGTTTCATcgttttcagtatttttcttttttttataccaGTTTTAATTCAAATTGGTTTCATGGGGTCTGAAACCCTGAACCTCAAAGGGCTGTGCTTTCTTTCACTTCTAGTTTCAGTGTGAAAATAGACTACATAAGCAAAAAGGGGTTTCACTTAACGAACCCTTCGAGTGCTGCGTAATCTCTAAAAGAGCTAATATTCACTAAAATGTTTGGACagtcacattttaacacaagaCGCAAACATGTATTTGCCACACAGGACTCTACCTCGGTGTCAGAAGTGCAGGAGTTCTTCAAAAAGCATGTGATTCCTCTGGTGGGCCACAGGAAGCCAAGCAACGAGGCCAAGCGCTACACCAAAAGACCCCTGGTGGTTGTGTACTATGGGGTTGACTTCAGCTTTGACTACAGGAAAGGTGAGTTTCTAATACTTGGGTCACTACTTGTGTTTGACCTGGTACATTGTCAAGCAGCTAATGATCCACCGTCTTATGAGTGGTGGTGTTATATGTcctttagagtgtgtgtgtgctgcagttgtGTAGGAAAGATGAATCGATTGACACTAGCAACTACTCTGAACAATTAACACCACCTGTGGAGGATTTATGACgccataactttttttttttttctttagctaCACAGTTCTGGAGGTCCAAGGTGCTGGAGGTGGCCAAGGACTACCCAGAGTACACATTTGCCATCGCTGACGAAGAAGACTTCGCAGAAGAGCTGAAGAGCCTGGGTCTGAGCGATAGTGGAGAGGAGGTGAATGTGGGAATTCTGGCAGATGGAGGCAAAAAGTTTGCCATGGAACCAGAGGAGTTCGACTCAGAGGTGCTGAGTGACTTTGTTTTGGCTTTCAAGAAAGGtgagtgttttgtctttttttttgtgtgattagCTGCAATAATCTTTCTTGCTTCAATATATACTgtgcatgaataaataaattgcatCTAAATCGGTAAGAATTATCTTCAACAATCATatggtttgacattttagtcTGGCCCTGATCTAAATGGTAAAGATgaaggaaaatgtacttaaacaTGTTTAGTAATGaataattttcagttttaagCAGGTCTAATTGTTCACGCTTGTGAAGTGAAATCACACTTATTCTGAATTTCCTTCCTCCGTCCACAGGAAAGCTCAAACCAATCATAAAATCCCAGCCAGTGCCAAAGAACAACAAAGGACCAGTCAAGGTTGTGGTAGGAAAGACCTTCGACGAGATCGTCATGGATACCCAGAAAGATGTCCTCATCGAGTTTTATGCTCCTTGGTGCGGCCACTGCAAGAAACTGGATCCTGAATATTTGGCTCTGGGCAAGAAGTACAAGGGGGAGAAAAACCTGGTGATCGCCAAGATGGACGCCACAGCCAACGACGTGCCAAACGAGAACTACAAAGTGGAAGGCTTCCCCACAATATACTTTGCCCCAAGCAACAGCAAGCAGAGCCCTGTCAAATTGGAAGGCGGAGACAGAACAGTAGAGGGGCTCAGCAAGTTCTTGGAAGAGCACGCCACAAAGCTATCACAGAAAAGAGATGAACTGTGAGAATCTCTCGACAAGTAGCTAAGAACTCTTACCGGGCTAGGGAAGGCTCTCGGAGGACACCTTTGGGAGAGAAGGGAACGCAGCGGAGTTAAATGGCGTTACTGAGTTGTTGTGATGATTACAATGTTCAATCATCATTTTTAGTTTCTGTTCATTCCAAGAGATTCcgctttcttctgttttctaaaAGCATGTAAGCACTGACGATTTaagtctttttaaataaaactaaaaatgatgGCGGCTTTGTGGGCCAGCACTTAAACGCGACTCTTGTTACTGTTAATCAACACAGTTCAAGCTGAAAAGCTTTGCACACATTTCAGAAAAGTGCTAGAAGTAACACCCATGATGACCTCAcgttctttgtttttatatttcaaataattgaataaaaaaaaaagtttaaaaaagaaaagtgctaGAAACTCAAatgttttaatcacatttaaaaacaattgaaacattaaaaatacaaatggcTCTACAGCCAGTCAGGTTAATCAAGTAAATCGCTTAAATTAATACTTCCAACTAACTTGGCTGTATGAGTCTTGGCAGGAGAGAGATTGCCCTCTAGTGGCATCTGTCACAAGAACCtctaaaatatctttaaacTCTATAGATACAGTGCCAGCATTCGTTCAGCACTATGACATCTCTTTGAACGTTACTAACCTGGCCGGGTAATCGGGGAAAGTGCATCATGTACTGAAAATATTACATCTTCACATGCTGTATGTACACATGAGCAGGAAACCTGATGAGCTTTCACTAGCTGTCTAAACAAGGAAATGTTCAGGGTTCTTCACTGatgcaaaacagtgaaaatctATCAATCAGATCTAGTCTTACAGGAGGTCGCTGCCTCCTTCACACAAAGGCACTTGAAGATACTGGCACTGAATAAGTTTGTTCTTGAGATGTTTTTTGGGTGGGGGTGGGTCGTTATGAAAACTCCTTTGTGAACCGCTGGTGGAACGCGGAGATCTTCTGCAGCACTTCCTTCAGCTTCTCAATGGGAGGCAAGATGGTCATCctggacagaggaagaaggaTGTGGGTTAATACTGTCGCAGAAGCAACATATTTTGAATGTGGTGATTTTAGCACTGGCTAATTTTTTCTTGCTTTACTACTACTAATTTTTGGTATTGATTTGGAATCATAGCATCACATGGAAGCCACGTCCATAAAATGTTTCTTCCAACTTGTCCAGTTTTCTGGTAGAGTCACTACGTCACACTGCATTGAagcttaaaaagaaaattaaatttgGGACTGCACAACAGCCAGTGACATAGTGCAGCCATCAGCAAACCGCTGTACGCttggagagtgagagaggaagaaagtgtGCCAAGCTCTGCCCAGCACTCCAGATGTATAAAAATgataacaatacattttatctttagggcgcctttcaaagctcacaaggtcgccgaacagaatacaaataaaaaatgaaataaaatggttTCATAGGTAATTTGTGCACGAAGGTCAGACTCTGATTCCAGAAGGCTACgttcaagcactttcaaggtcttgatttttgttttttgtaaatcaTCCAAGCACTTTCAAGTACTTTACCAGACCCGTGGCAACCCTGAGTGAGGCTTCCAGTTTAGCTGAACGAACCTGAAGTGGAAAGTCCCCTCTCTCTGGCCAAAGCCACTACCTGGCACCAGGCAGataccctcctcctccagcagcctcaTACAGTAGAACATGTCTGCAACCTGGCCCACCTCCTGTGGATgggcacgcacgcacgcacgcacgcacgcacacacacacacacacacacacacacagttgagcATGTCCgaaaaaaaagtaattcagGTTGAGATAAGACGGGTGAGTGTAGTTGCAGACCTTCGCCTTGTCGATGGCTTTCTGTGGTAGAGTGATGCGGGGGAAGGTGTACATGGCCCCCTGCACAGGGTTACAGATGATACCAGGCACTGTGTTGAAGATCTGCTCCGTTAGCTTGGCCTTCTCTGCTAAAGCTGCCAACACAGCGGTCCGTTCCTGAAGGGGAGGCAAAAGTTAAAGCGGTCAGGGGTGAAAGGTCACATGAATTCGAGGCCAcaacaataaacagaaaaaggcACTATATTATGATCTATATATTTTATGTCATGAAGATGGgtgtttgcttttttcatgGTCAGGTCAACGTGATACATTTAGCACCTGAACCAAATACCAGTGAAATACTTCCCAACTTTAAGAGAGGGATGAATAGCTGTAAGACAGATAGTGTCAGACTGGGTGCCTTCTACACATTTTGGGCAATTAAAGCTGCCTTTTTAATGAGACGGCCATTCTTCTATCAGGCTTAGATGGGGACTTGAAAGGATCCGATCCCCGAATTCCACCCAGTCATTTTTCACTCCTTGGGCCTCCGTGTGGCCAGTAGGGTCACGACAGCATGTGATCTGCCACCTGCCACGCTGAATCACTGTCCGTCACTCAGCCTGCAACTCTGTTGTGCAAAGAGCTTTTTATGTCCTCGTTCCAGGTCGGTTACGCAAGTAGACCCCGTCGTTGAGGCGTAAACTTGCAGCCATGCACTTCGACTCAAAACATGACAAGTCAAAGTCTTTTGCAGCTGAAGACTCATATTACCAGTGGACTCACTAATGAACATCAACCTAATGGCTTCCTTGACCACTTAACTGTAGATCGGATGGATGCAGTCCTCCAGCAGCATGCATTATACATATGATGCTCTTTTCAAAGACACTCATACCTCTTTTCTACTCCTGAGGAGGAGACATAAAGCATCTCTGAATTATGCATTATGCTAAGATCAAACAGAAGCAATTTTTTAGTAGAATCCAAAGCTGATGATTCACAACTGATTGGGAGCTGTGTGAGGAATTAACCAACTTCAGCACACTCAATACAGGCTTTGTGTGAAAGTaaattctgtgtttgcataAACTCAGAGCGTTGCCAGGATGTGTGCTTACTGGTGTGTTTTACGAGTTTTTCACACCTTCATAAACAGGGCGTAGGAGGGCTCATCAGGCTGTGGGGGGTTGACCACCAGGTCCAGGAGAGCCTGTCCGGGCACAGGAGGGCACAGACGCACCGACACTAGTTTGGTGAGTTGGGCTTTCACCTCAGGGTCCATGTTAATCACCTCCATGTAGCCTCCTCGGAATCCACACCTGACAAATGCAAACAGAGGAAAGCAGTAAGCCAAGCACAGGGTTTACTCTTAGTACGGGTGATGTACACGTCAGCAACGGGAGGTCGGCTCAAAGAAGTGACAACCCCAAGGGTCATTTCAGTGCAAACATACAAGAAGACCTGATGTAGACTTTATGCACAAGTCTAGTCTGGATGTTTGTCTAGCTACTCACTCTCCCATGTAGCATTTGGAGGTGGAGTGGAAGGAAGCCATCTCCACTGTGCTGGAGTACTCTGGTCCCATCTCAAACAACACCTTCTTAAAGGAGTGAAACTTGCAGCCCTCTGCATACACGTTATCCTGGTAGACCTGAAATGGGGAAACAGCTTAAATATACAAGgccttattaaaaaaaaaaaaaaagacaccattATCTGTAAAAAATTAACTGAAATAAGCAGTGCATGTATACCAGAGTGACTGAAAGGGAATCATTTACAGGCACATGTAGGATTTAGGTGGATCTACtggcagaaatggaatataataCTCACAATTATGTCAGTAGTGTATAATCATCTGAAACTAGGAATCATTGTGTTTGTTAGTTAGCttagaatgagccctttatatctacttcctcctccacacagtCTGCCACGTTGCACCGCCACGTTTCTAAAGTAGCCTCAAACGGACAAACAGAGCCTTTAGCATTTTTACGTTGACACAGGGATTAAAGCAAGCAAGCAAATGTTTGTGAGCCTGAAAAGTTGTCCAGAAGGAAACGTGTACCATTAGGTACTATATTAATTTAAAACTGTCTGAAATCAGGCACCAAGTGTGAATGCTCATCAGCCACCGTAGAATCTTCTACAGGCTTGGAAAGGACCAGGTGAGCTTGGAGCTATTCAGTTGTTGGAATCTCCATCTTTGccactagatgccactaaattcTTTGCAACTGCACCTTTTAGTGTCACTAAGAGCAAATGTGCACATAAACCATATGCTGTGTCAAACTTCTGTACATGTAAGGTCAGTGAGTATGTTACCATTTTcacaaaatgaattaatattaatatttagttgtcagtttaaattcatttaaatgtattcaataATCAACAAGGATGATAAGGaagtagatttttttgttgttacttttctgatcattttaagATAATGTGAGGTGTTCCTAATGTTTTGGGAACCACTGTTTAGCATAAATATGCATAAGGGGGACAAATAATTTGCAGAAAACATAGCAGCTTATTAAAGGTCTGGTCACATCTCAACTCGTGATATGACACCTGCTTTGACGCCACTAGTCTTGTTCTTTAAGACAGAGGAAACTGGGAGTGAAATGACATCGGTGTATTACCTCATCAGCCATGAGGAAGAGATGCTCCTCTTTAGCAAATCGGATCACATCTTCAATGCACTGTCTGCTCTGGACCTGACCTGTCACACACGACAACCACAGTTTGAAGATGTGAGCACATAATGCACCTGTGATATTACAAAATGCCAACAActgtttcatttcacacataGAAAAAGCTACCAGCAGACATACCAGTGGGGTTCCCGGGGTTGATGATGCAGAGGACGCGGGGATTGCAGTGCTGCCTGGCTGCATTGAGGGATCTCCTGAGCTCTGCAACATCCAGACTCCAACACTTCTCCTCGTCCAGGTAGTAGCTGATCTGCACGGCGCCCAGGTCTGCCAGGGCGGCCGAGTACAGGGGGTACTGGGGGATGGAGATCATCACTCCTGTACGGTCACGACCCTCGCCACACACCAGCAACTTCAACATGGTCTGGGAAGAGGACAGGAGGTGCAGGGAGGAGAAGTTGGGAAGAAATACGGAAATGGGGGAAGAGAGGGTGAGtcgaaaacacagcagagggtGAGAGCAGAAAACAGTTAAGAAGGTAGGAATAATAGGAGGACACATTAGGAGGAATACACAGTTTATTGACTGGCTGGACTTTCCTTTCAGTATCAGAAAAGCATTTACTGTGTTTAATAGGAGGGTGTAGAACCAGTAGGACAGTGCAAAATATAAAAAGGTAATCAGAGAACAGACCTACTTTGTGAAAACAGCAAAAGGACACACcaacatagtgtgtgtgtaatgcaggtttaaccccttactgcctgaatttatttacaattatataaaaaaattaattatttgtgtttttgcattcaagcagatgctaaattaagtggagattgttaatttgaatatagcatagcatagtacaatataataatagtataataaaatatatatgtatatacgcatagaatatatatttatttatttatgtatgtatgcatctatgtatatataatgtatacatagaatatgcatcaaccggcattagtgggatacagaggccacctcagctgcatcaagaccacaagaggtttgaggcgaatttgcgacaacaggcaacaaggggttaatgCAGGCAACAGCAGATATCTTTCAGTGCAGCAGTTGAGTGTGTCTTAAGTTCATTCAGTAGCCTGATCAGGTTGCATAAAACTGGAGAAAGCTATATTGACAGTGCCAAAGGTCTGTGGGTGGAGTAAAGTCACAGATGTGCAAAGTACAGCTGAGTATATAATTAACAGAAGGAATAAAGATCACATTAAGGCATGGATTATTGCAGCACTTTTCTGGAGAATCCTGATTACAAAGTGGCACCCTTACCACAATAGCATCACTGGCCCCGGTGGAGAGGTAGATGTTGTCAGGGTTGGAGGGGATTTTACCATCCCTCTTCTCTATATAGCGCGCCACATCCTGACGGACGCACTCAATGCCCTGACTCGCACTGTAGGCCCCTTGAATGCATggaaatgaactttgattattTAAACACATTGATCAGGTAATAATCAGTTTAAACAGTGTACAGAATGTCCAAACAGATAAATGATTAATGAGTGGACAAACGGAGCTGGACGTCAGTGACATGATGTGTGTTGGTTGGAGAGGATGTGGCTGTGGTTGGTGGAGTGTTGGGGttggttgtggtggtggtggtggtggtggtggtggtggtggtggtggtggtggtggtggggggggtgtctgACCTATACTGTGGCCTCCACAGGCTTCGAGAATACATCGTGCTCTTTTCTTGGCATCTTCTGGAAACTTGTTGTCTTCCAGGAGTTCAGGGTAAGAACAGAGAGCCAAGACCTGACCAAAACATTCAGTGTGTATAAATGCAGTGATTTAATTTTCACATGCAAATATAATGAGCACTACTTGCTTAT
Encoded here:
- the pdia4 gene encoding protein disulfide-isomerase A4, coding for MRKLALLLIVLLGVAQLATVSRCEEDVAEDMGEVEEEDSDDEEDSDDEDDDTEVKEENGVLVFTDSNYDIFMEGKDTVLVEFYAPWCGHCKQFAAEYEKIAQILKESDPPIPVAKVDATVASQLASRFDVSGYPTIKILKNGEPVDYDGERTEKAIVARVKEVAQPDWKPPPEATLVLTKDNFDDTVNNADIILVEFYAPWCGHCKRLAPEYEKAAKELSQRSPPILLAKVDATVESEVASRFGVTGYPTLKIFRKGKVFDYNGPREQHGIVDYMGEQAGPPSKQVQAAKQVQELIKDGDDAVIVGVFPSEQDAAYEIYIEACNSLREDFTFRHSFSSEVFKLLKASPGQIVIAQPEKFRSKHEPASHTLTVTDSTSVSEVQEFFKKHVIPLVGHRKPSNEAKRYTKRPLVVVYYGVDFSFDYRKATQFWRSKVLEVAKDYPEYTFAIADEEDFAEELKSLGLSDSGEEVNVGILADGGKKFAMEPEEFDSEVLSDFVLAFKKGKLKPIIKSQPVPKNNKGPVKVVVGKTFDEIVMDTQKDVLIEFYAPWCGHCKKLDPEYLALGKKYKGEKNLVIAKMDATANDVPNENYKVEGFPTIYFAPSNSKQSPVKLEGGDRTVEGLSKFLEEHATKLSQKRDEL
- the LOC139221060 gene encoding alanine aminotransferase 2-like isoform X2 is translated as MSQQAVNGVSCRGKVLTLDNMNPNVRRVEYAVRGPIVQRAMQIENELKKGEKKPFKEVIKANIGDAHAMGQKPITFLRQVLALCSYPELLEDNKFPEDAKKRARCILEACGGHSIGAYSASQGIECVRQDVARYIEKRDGKIPSNPDNIYLSTGASDAIVTMLKLLVCGEGRDRTGVMISIPQYPLYSAALADLGAVQISYYLDEEKCWSLDVAELRRSLNAARQHCNPRVLCIINPGNPTGQVQSRQCIEDVIRFAKEEHLFLMADEVYQDNVYAEGCKFHSFKKVLFEMGPEYSSTVEMASFHSTSKCYMGECGFRGGYMEVINMDPEVKAQLTKLVSVRLCPPVPGQALLDLVVNPPQPDEPSYALFMKERTAVLAALAEKAKLTEQIFNTVPGIICNPVQGAMYTFPRITLPQKAIDKAKEVGQVADMFYCMRLLEEEGICLVPGSGFGQREGTFHFRMTILPPIEKLKEVLQKISAFHQRFTKEFS
- the LOC139221060 gene encoding alanine aminotransferase 2-like isoform X1 gives rise to the protein MFQIRAPAIANMSQQAVNGVSCRGKVLTLDNMNPNVRRVEYAVRGPIVQRAMQIENELKKGEKKPFKEVIKANIGDAHAMGQKPITFLRQVLALCSYPELLEDNKFPEDAKKRARCILEACGGHSIGAYSASQGIECVRQDVARYIEKRDGKIPSNPDNIYLSTGASDAIVTMLKLLVCGEGRDRTGVMISIPQYPLYSAALADLGAVQISYYLDEEKCWSLDVAELRRSLNAARQHCNPRVLCIINPGNPTGQVQSRQCIEDVIRFAKEEHLFLMADEVYQDNVYAEGCKFHSFKKVLFEMGPEYSSTVEMASFHSTSKCYMGECGFRGGYMEVINMDPEVKAQLTKLVSVRLCPPVPGQALLDLVVNPPQPDEPSYALFMKERTAVLAALAEKAKLTEQIFNTVPGIICNPVQGAMYTFPRITLPQKAIDKAKEVGQVADMFYCMRLLEEEGICLVPGSGFGQREGTFHFRMTILPPIEKLKEVLQKISAFHQRFTKEFS